A window of bacterium HR17 contains these coding sequences:
- the queD gene encoding 6-carboxy-5,6,7,8-tetrahydropterin synthase: MSRVKLSRTEFIDAGHFIPGHPKCGRPHGHTYRVDVTIERELESDMLLEFGEFKRRVWDVLARYDHVMLNEVMDAVPTVENIAIALHRELKRVLPGFKVTVRVFEGVRKWAEYSDD, from the coding sequence ATGTCACGCGTTAAGTTGTCACGCACCGAGTTCATTGACGCCGGACACTTCATCCCCGGACACCCCAAATGTGGGCGCCCACACGGGCACACCTACCGCGTAGATGTCACGATTGAGCGCGAGTTGGAAAGCGACATGCTGCTGGAGTTCGGCGAGTTCAAGCGGCGCGTTTGGGATGTGTTGGCGCGCTACGACCATGTGATGCTCAACGAGGTCATGGACGCCGTGCCGACGGTGGAGAACATTGCCATAGCGTTGCACCGCGAACTCAAAAGGGTGTTGCCCGGATTCAAAGTGACCGTGCGGGTGTTTGAGGGCGTCCGCAAGTGGGCGGAATACAGCGACGATTAG
- the folE2 gene encoding GTP cyclohydrolase FolE2: MAFKVPADELEAQKQALPDIQSERPEHAIALTRVGVAHFRYPVTLRRKGEVLRTFVTIEAAVNLPSEQRGAHMSRFAEEIVQAFSLPMEAALFEELAERLANELLDAHDYAHHCTVTLEAEAHVDGHPYKLFASYNTATQQRILGVEVHGALACPCAMAMTGGLSHNQRGRLRIELQTNGYHIPAEELVAIAESAFSTPVRLLLKRPQEKAIVEAMHRNPKFVEDVVRDCVVALKARYLGVWARVRCDSFESIHPYDVFAEWEGVL; this comes from the coding sequence ATGGCTTTCAAGGTGCCGGCAGACGAACTGGAAGCGCAGAAGCAGGCGCTGCCCGATATCCAATCGGAGCGCCCCGAACATGCGATTGCGCTGACGCGCGTGGGTGTGGCGCACTTTCGCTACCCTGTAACGCTGCGGCGCAAGGGCGAAGTGCTGCGCACCTTCGTCACGATTGAAGCCGCTGTCAATTTGCCGTCCGAGCAGCGCGGGGCGCACATGAGCCGCTTCGCCGAAGAGATCGTGCAGGCGTTCTCGCTGCCGATGGAAGCCGCCCTCTTTGAGGAGTTGGCAGAGCGGTTGGCGAACGAGTTGCTGGATGCCCACGATTACGCTCACCATTGCACTGTGACTTTAGAAGCCGAAGCGCATGTGGACGGACACCCCTACAAATTGTTCGCCAGTTACAATACGGCGACGCAGCAGCGCATCTTGGGCGTGGAAGTGCACGGAGCGTTGGCGTGCCCGTGTGCGATGGCGATGACGGGCGGGCTCTCGCACAACCAACGCGGGCGGTTGCGCATTGAGTTGCAGACTAATGGCTATCACATTCCCGCCGAGGAGTTAGTCGCTATCGCCGAAAGCGCGTTCTCCACGCCTGTACGGTTACTCCTCAAGCGCCCGCAGGAAAAAGCCATCGTGGAAGCGATGCACCGCAACCCCAAGTTTGTGGAAGATGTCGTGCGCGATTGCGTCGTGGCGCTGAAGGCGCGCTACTTGGGCGTTTGGGCACGGGTGCGATGCGACTCGTTTGAGAGCATCCATCCCTACGATGTCTTCGCCGAATGGGAAGGCGTGTTGTAA